The Acinetobacter lwoffii genomic sequence ACCCGTTCTAACTTACGTTCGTCAAGAACTGAACCTAAAATTGGAATAATTTCACAGTTTGCTGTAAGACGTAATTCTTTATCGATACGATATAAAGCAAATTCTGTCAGTTCATAAATGATAATTTTGACAGGCTGATTTTTAATAATTTGGCGACATAGTTCTGAACCAATCGAGCCACCCGCACCTGTGACCATGACTACTTTATTTTTAATATTTTTAGTCAAAAGTGCTGGAACTGGCGGTACAGGATCACGCCCCAGTAAATCAATAATATCCACTTCCTGAATATCAGAAATTCGAATTTCACCATTGACCAGTTTAGTCAGCCCCGGAATCTCGGTAATTTTTAAATGAGCCGGCTCTAAAAACTTGATAATTTCACTTTTACGTATTCGCCCTACTGACGGCAGTGCAATTAAAATTTCATCAATTTTCAGTTTTGTAAAACATTTCAAAGCAATATGTGGTAAAAAAACTTGGATACCACCAATATTTTGGCCACTTAAAGAAGGATCATCATCAATAAATATAATCGGTAGATGTTCATTAGAACGGTTTAAAGTAGCTGCTACTTGCTGACCAGCATGACCTGCTCCATAAATCGCGATACGTTTTTTCGGTACACCTGACTTCAAATAAGATTGAACGACAAAACGAATAATACCCCGGCTAAACCAAACCCAAGCGAACATCATAAAACCAAACATTAAAGGGATTGATGTCGGAATAAAGGCATGTGTACTATAAGCCAACAAGTACAAACCAATCACGCTTAATATGGTTGCCAGACCTAATTTGGCAATAAAAAATTCATTAAAGGTACGAACAATAAAACGGTATACACCACAAATAAACAGCGCAAAGACTGTAATAGCACTGACCCAAACTGACCCAAAGGGAATATTGGGTACAACTTCTGCACCGAGATCAAACTGTCGAATGACATAACAAAGCCAGATCAGAACCGGGAAAATAAAGAAATCCAAGACGACCAAAAATACTAATTTTGCTGATCGTGGAGATTCAACTAATGGCAAGATGATAGATTTCACGTGATGTGTCTTCTCAATATGACTTATAAGTTTCAACTCAATTTAAATATTAGAATGACTAAATTGAAACCTGGATAAATTTATCAAATGCACCCATCGGTACATTCTACGTGACTGAATCATTGATAGATTATATACGAGCAATCACTTGTTGAATGCCATATTCGGTTGTTTGAATATTATTTTCTGTTAATGTCGGATGCACCAAAAACATTAAACTAGTTTCACCCAATTGCTGAGCATTTTTCAAACGTTCTACTGGACGCCATTTTGTGTGATCAAACGCATGCTCCAAATAGACCTCTGAGCAAGATCCGCTGAAACAAGGCACGCCCAAAGCATTAATCTCTGCCATAATTCGGTCACGTGACCATCCTTCAGGCAAAGCATCGATATTGACCTGCACATAACATTTATAAGCAGCATGTACATAATCATCGGATGGGCGATGTACAGTAAAATATGGACTATTCTCAAAACAACTCAAAATTCTTTCAGCATTTTTAGTACGTTTTTCCGTCCATTCCGGCATCATTTTGAGCTGAATACGCCCAATCACTGCCTGCATTTCCATCATGCGCCAGTTGGTACCAAAGGAGTCATGTAGCCAACGGAAACCCGGTGGATGCTGCTTGTTATAGATGCTGTCAAAGTTCTTGCCATGGTCTTTATAAGACCACATTTTTTTCCATAAATTTTCATCATTGGTGGTGACCATACCACCTTCACCACCTGTCGTCATAATCTTGTCCTGACAGAAGGACCAGGCACCAATATGACCGATTGAACCGGCAGATTTGCCTTTGTACATCGCACCATGTGCCTGTGCACAGTCTTCAATCACATACAGCCCCTTTTCTTTTGCCAGTTGCATGATCGGATCCATATCACACATCCACCCTGCCAAATGCACACAAATAATGGCTTTGGTATTTGGAGTCAGTACCGCTTCAATGGTACGGGCAGAAATGTTTTGTGAATCAAGTTCTACATCTGCAAAAATGGGGTTGGCACCTGCGGTAACAATGGAGCTGGCCGAGGCCAGAAAGGTACGTGAGGTAACAATCACGTCATCACCCGTGCCAATGTTCAAGGCTTTGAGTGCAACATCTAAAGCGACAGTACCGTTGGTAAGTGCTACGGCATATTGGGTTTGCGCAAATTGGGCAAATTCTTTTTCAAACTCGCGGCACTCTTGTCCTGTCCAGTAGTTGACTTTATTGGACAGTAAGACTTGCGAGACGGCATCGGCTTCTTCTTGGGTAAAGCTAGGCCAGGGTGAAAATTGGGTGTTTAGCATCTAATAATCCTCAAAATTTTTCCTAATATTAATGACATTTCGAATATCAAACGTTAATCTTCTTTAGCTAGACTATTTATTAGAGAAGGCATCACATAGTAAATACCATTGTTAAATAAAGCCCTATCAATATATTTACCTTTAATAATAAGATTTGGCTCTACTATTTTGATAACTTCATCATAGAGATTTTTTTTGGTATAGTAGTTTGATATAGGTATGTAACTAGACGTATTCGAGACTAGATTCTTTGTTAGTTCTGCTACTTCATTAAAGCTCATATAATTGTAAATTAATTCATCAACGACAGGTTTTTCTCCTTTCATAGCTTTGCTAACAATTGAATTAATAATGTTTATGTCATCTAAGGTTGGCAGAGGTAAAATGTGTAAAT encodes the following:
- a CDS encoding DegT/DnrJ/EryC1/StrS family aminotransferase, producing the protein MLNTQFSPWPSFTQEEADAVSQVLLSNKVNYWTGQECREFEKEFAQFAQTQYAVALTNGTVALDVALKALNIGTGDDVIVTSRTFLASASSIVTAGANPIFADVELDSQNISARTIEAVLTPNTKAIICVHLAGWMCDMDPIMQLAKEKGLYVIEDCAQAHGAMYKGKSAGSIGHIGAWSFCQDKIMTTGGEGGMVTTNDENLWKKMWSYKDHGKNFDSIYNKQHPPGFRWLHDSFGTNWRMMEMQAVIGRIQLKMMPEWTEKRTKNAERILSCFENSPYFTVHRPSDDYVHAAYKCYVQVNIDALPEGWSRDRIMAEINALGVPCFSGSCSEVYLEHAFDHTKWRPVERLKNAQQLGETSLMFLVHPTLTENNIQTTEYGIQQVIARI
- a CDS encoding polysaccharide biosynthesis protein, which codes for MKSIILPLVESPRSAKLVFLVVLDFFIFPVLIWLCYVIRQFDLGAEVVPNIPFGSVWVSAITVFALFICGVYRFIVRTFNEFFIAKLGLATILSVIGLYLLAYSTHAFIPTSIPLMFGFMMFAWVWFSRGIIRFVVQSYLKSGVPKKRIAIYGAGHAGQQVAATLNRSNEHLPIIFIDDDPSLSGQNIGGIQVFLPHIALKCFTKLKIDEILIALPSVGRIRKSEIIKFLEPAHLKITEIPGLTKLVNGEIRISDIQEVDIIDLLGRDPVPPVPALLTKNIKNKVVMVTGAGGSIGSELCRQIIKNQPVKIIIYELTEFALYRIDKELRLTANCEIIPILGSVLDERKLERVIEQYGVQTVYHAAAYKHVPLVECNPLAGLKNNAVGTAFSVNAAVKKGVETFVLISTDKAVRPTNVMGATKRMAELYCQAMAEVQDQTQISIVRFGNVLGSSGSVVPLFKQQIAKGGPITVTDPEVTRFFMTIPEASQLVIQAGALGTGGDVFLLDMGEPVRIQDLARQMISLSGLKVRDDKNPNGDIEIQYTGLRPGEKLYEELLIDEENTEITSHTRILRSVEKHYPLAEILAVFNRIHELTATQTDIEWALAQLEHYVDGYVRGNEIKVN